The Flavobacteriales bacterium genome contains the following window.
GGCAGCACCTGCACGGTGTTGAAGAGCCCGAGGTTCTGGAGGTTCTGCCGGCTGCGGTCCAGCTCGCGGTACAACGCCTTCACACCGAGCGTGTCGCCTTCGCGCACGGTGAGCTCGCGCAGGATGATGTGTTCCTTGGTGGTCTTGTTGCCGTTCACGGTACCGCCCAGCACCACCACGGGGAGATCCACCTGTGGCGTGTCCGGCTGGAACTGGGCTGACCCTATGTGAGGCAACAGGCACACGGCCGCGCAGACCACCGCAGTTAGGATGCTTCGGCTGCTCAGGTGGAACGGTCGGTGCATGGGCACCCGTGTCGATCAGATGTCCAGGTAGCGCATCAGCTCGTCGTAGCGCTCCTTCAGGTTGTCGTGGAAGCGCGAGCCCTGGTAGGTGTTCTTGACGAAGATGTCGTGCCGCTCGAAGCCCGCCAGCACATCGCTGATGTCCTCACGGTTGATCTTCAGCGTTACTTCCACGCGCACACTGTCCGGCAGGGTGTGCGTGTACACGCTAAGGACCTTCGCGTCGTTGCCTTCCACGATGCCCGCTATACGGTGCAGGCTGTAGTCCACGCTGTTCAGTTCGAGCACCACCACGCTGCCGGGCTGGTTGATGTTGGCCACTTCGCTCAGCCTGCGCAGCGCCTCGTGCTCACCGATCGTGCCCAGGAACTGGCCCATGTCGTCGAGCACCGGCACCACGGTGAGGTTCTGCTCGCTGAACACCTTCATGACGTCGTAGATGTGCTGTCCGCCGCGCACGAAGGCGTGCGTGAACCGGTCGCGCACGCTGTCCA
Protein-coding sequences here:
- a CDS encoding CBS domain-containing protein, giving the protein MHAIDLITDDIPPLRTSDTIGRALDWMEEFKVNHLPVVENKRLVGVVQDSALVDNGDAAAMLDSVRDRFTHAFVRGGQHIYDVMKVFSEQNLTVVPVLDDMGQFLGTIGEHEALRRLSEVANINQPGSVVVLELNSVDYSLHRIAGIVEGNDAKVLSVYTHTLPDSVRVEVTLKINREDISDVLAGFERHDIFVKNTYQGSRFHDNLKERYDELMRYLDI